A genomic segment from Pseudoalteromonas nigrifaciens encodes:
- the ctlX gene encoding citrulline utilization hydrolase CtlX codes for MSMVNQAPNSIVMVRPHHFTSNPQTMRDNTFQRSCLTTDQSLHAYNEVTNAVEVLKQEGILVHLFEDQHKDTPDSVFPNNWFTTHQNGEILTYPMYAKSRRAEYRKDIIDFLTDQYKVSSVTDYSFLAKENSFLEGTGSLVIDHQYKFAYAVESKRTTQSVVNTVCEQLKLTPVVFNAYDMQGTAVYHTNVLMCVATEFAMIGLDMVPNEQRRQLVSHLLQSYHQVIELSGDQINNFCGNAIELQGKSGRILALSATAFKALTAAQIKVIEKSAKLVPLPIPTIESAGGSVRCMIAGIHLPTK; via the coding sequence ATAAGTATGGTAAACCAAGCCCCTAATAGTATTGTGATGGTTCGCCCACATCATTTTACCTCTAACCCGCAAACTATGCGTGATAACACATTTCAGCGAAGTTGTTTAACAACAGATCAAAGCTTACATGCGTATAACGAAGTAACCAATGCAGTAGAAGTGTTAAAGCAAGAAGGGATCCTCGTTCACCTTTTTGAAGACCAGCATAAAGATACGCCCGACTCGGTATTTCCTAATAATTGGTTTACTACTCACCAAAATGGCGAAATACTAACCTATCCAATGTACGCAAAAAGCAGAAGAGCAGAATATCGCAAAGATATTATTGATTTTTTAACGGATCAATATAAAGTGTCTTCAGTGACTGATTATTCATTTTTAGCGAAAGAAAATTCATTCTTAGAAGGCACTGGTTCACTGGTTATTGATCATCAATATAAGTTTGCTTATGCGGTTGAATCAAAGCGAACGACACAGTCAGTTGTTAACACAGTATGCGAGCAATTAAAGCTAACCCCGGTGGTTTTTAATGCCTACGATATGCAAGGCACAGCGGTTTACCATACCAATGTATTAATGTGTGTTGCTACAGAGTTTGCCATGATTGGCTTAGACATGGTGCCAAACGAACAGCGCAGGCAGCTAGTAAGCCATTTATTGCAAAGCTATCATCAAGTCATTGAGTTATCGGGCGATCAAATTAATAACTTTTGCGGCAATGCCATTGAGTTACAGGGTAAAAGCGGACGGATTTTAGCGTTATCAGCAACGGCTTTTAAAGCACTTACTGCAGCGCAAATTAAGGTAATAGAAAAAAGTGCCAAATTGGTGCCTTTACCTATTCCTACCATTGAATCTGCTGGTGGCTCAGTAAGGTGTATGATCGCTGGCATTCATTTACCAACAAAGTAA
- a CDS encoding Lrp/AsnC family transcriptional regulator: MTPYIYDVLDKALIAELRKDGRASISTLATTLNVSRGTVQNRLDRLLSSGAILGFTVRVHQHIETEAVRAIMMVEVVGKSTSQVIKTMRGIPELTKLHTTNGAWDLVAEIQAANLSEFDGVLRQVREIDGILNSETSILLSST, translated from the coding sequence ATGACTCCCTATATTTACGACGTCCTCGACAAAGCATTAATAGCCGAACTTAGAAAAGACGGCCGCGCTTCTATTTCAACCTTAGCCACTACATTAAACGTGTCGCGGGGCACAGTACAAAATAGGTTAGACAGATTACTTTCATCAGGGGCAATTTTAGGTTTTACCGTGCGTGTACATCAGCACATTGAAACCGAAGCAGTCAGAGCAATTATGATGGTAGAAGTGGTAGGTAAGTCGACCTCGCAAGTTATAAAAACGATGCGCGGTATTCCTGAGCTAACTAAATTGCACACCACTAACGGTGCATGGGATTTAGTAGCCGAAATTCAAGCTGCTAACTTAAGTGAATTTGATGGGGTGCTTAGGCAAGTAAGGGAAATAGACGGTATTTTAAATAGCGAAACCAGTATTTTGCTTTCGTCTACTTAA
- a CDS encoding ornithine cyclodeaminase, producing MTHFIAQPKQGVPFVSVQTMAQLINKLGIENVLQQLTKRLETDFARWQQFDKSPRYAAHSPEGVIELMPVSDGELFSCKYVNGHPKNTFRELQTVAAFGILADVDSGYPVMISEMCLLTALRTAATSALVAKYLAPENATTLTLIGNGAQSEFQALAFKSVLGITHIRLYDIDPSASQKAFNNLTAYGLNVTICNSAAEAVKGAHIITTCTADKTNATILTSEMIPQGVHINAIGGDCPGKTELDAKLLERAAVFVEYEPQTRIEGEIQQMSADFAVTEFHQVINGQACGRESQQQLTIFDGVGFASEDFTALAFIRDQLIATGQYSLLDLITQQADPRNLFSVLTTEHTQQESVA from the coding sequence ATGACGCATTTTATAGCACAGCCAAAACAAGGCGTTCCTTTTGTTAGCGTACAAACAATGGCACAGCTTATAAATAAACTCGGCATAGAAAATGTTTTACAACAGCTAACAAAGCGACTAGAAACAGACTTTGCTCGTTGGCAGCAGTTTGATAAATCCCCGCGTTATGCAGCGCATTCACCAGAGGGCGTAATAGAGCTTATGCCAGTGAGCGATGGCGAACTATTTAGCTGTAAGTATGTAAATGGGCATCCTAAAAATACCTTTAGAGAGCTGCAAACCGTTGCTGCATTTGGTATTTTAGCCGATGTAGATAGCGGTTATCCGGTTATGATCAGCGAAATGTGCCTACTTACCGCACTAAGAACTGCAGCCACTTCAGCATTAGTCGCCAAATATTTAGCCCCTGAAAATGCAACCACACTAACGCTAATTGGTAACGGTGCGCAGTCTGAGTTTCAGGCGTTGGCATTTAAAAGTGTACTGGGTATTACTCATATTCGTTTATACGATATAGACCCAAGTGCGTCGCAAAAAGCCTTTAATAACCTCACTGCCTATGGCTTAAACGTCACTATTTGTAACAGTGCTGCAGAGGCTGTAAAAGGCGCGCACATAATAACAACCTGCACTGCGGATAAAACCAATGCCACAATTTTAACCAGCGAGATGATCCCACAAGGCGTGCATATAAATGCCATTGGTGGCGACTGCCCAGGTAAAACAGAGTTAGATGCAAAGCTGTTGGAACGCGCCGCTGTATTTGTAGAGTACGAGCCACAAACACGCATTGAAGGTGAAATTCAACAAATGAGTGCAGATTTTGCTGTAACCGAATTTCATCAAGTTATTAATGGGCAAGCTTGCGGGCGTGAAAGCCAGCAACAACTAACTATTTTTGATGGCGTGGGCTTTGCCAGCGAAGACTTTACGGCATTAGCGTTTATTCGCGATCAGCTCATTGCAACGGGGCAGTACAGTTTGCTTGATTTAATTACCCAGCAAGCCGATCCGCGTAATTTGTTTTCGGTTTTAACCACTGAGCATACGCAGCAAGAGAGTGTGGCATAA